One genomic window of Syngnathus acus chromosome 11, fSynAcu1.2, whole genome shotgun sequence includes the following:
- the tgfbr2b gene encoding TGF-beta receptor type-2 isoform X2 — translation MKERKGMGSTFFMCSCSGEECNALIIFNTYKDSQVAVIIVSLVPLLVMAILVITSFYCYRVYHQRRANAKRKKGTPLDFSDARGIMGDDEGSDSSSTHANNLNHNTDLLPIELDIQVGKGRFAEVYKAKLKQGSSVSDEQAFETVAVKIFSYEEYASWKNEKEIFSDADLRHENVLHFLTAEERKVQRQYWLITAYQPRGNLQEYLTHRIISWHDLWLLGGSLASGLAHLHSHHLPGGRYKVPIAHRDIKSSNILVKSDLTCCLCDFGLALRLDNSLSVDELANSGQVGTARYMAPEVLESRINLENIECFKQADVYSMALVLWEMISRCSAIGEVKEYEPPFGNLREHPCVESMKDSVLRDRGRPEIPNSWLNHTGIQLVCSAIDECWDHDPEARLTAQCMVERFEDMEYLDKLSDCSDSEEKIPEEIIVVDEK, via the exons ATGAAAGAAAGGAAAGGCATGGGTTCGACCTTCTTCATGTGCTCCTGTTCGGGGGAGGAGTGCAACGCACTGATCATTTTTAACACTT aCAAGGATTCCCAGGTTGCTGTCATCATAGTGAGCCTGGTTCCTCTTCTGGTCATGGCCATTTTGGTCATTACTTCTTTCTACTGCTACCGAGTGTACCACCAGCGGCGAGCGAACGCAAAACGCAAGAAAGGTACCCCTCTGGACTTCAGCGACGCTCGCGGCATCATGGGGGACGACGAAGGTTCCGACAGCAGCTCAACGCACGCCAACAATCTCAACCACAACACCGATTTGTTGCCCATTGAACTGGATATCCAGGTGGGGAAAGGTCGCTTTGCCGAAGTGTACAAGGCCAAACTCAAGCAGGGATCCTCCGTCAGCGACGAGCAGGCTTTTGAGACCGTGGCGGTCAAAATTTTCTCCTACGAGGAATACGCCTCCTGGAAGAACGAGAAGGAAATTTTCTCGGATGCCGATTTGAGGCACGAAAACGTGCTCCACTTCCTGACGGCCGAGGAGAGGAAGGTGCAGAGACAGTACTGGCTGATCACGGCGTACCAACCGAGAGGCAACCTCCAAGAATACTTGACCCACCGTATTATCAGCTGGCACGACTTGTGGTTACTGGGAGGATCGCTTGCCAGTGGACTGGCTCATCTTCACAGTCATCACTTGCCGGGCGGCCGCTATAAGGTGCCCATTGCACACAGGGACATTAAGAGCTCCAACATACTGGTGAAGAGCGACCTGACCTGCTGCCTGTGTGACTTTGGCCTGGCGCTGCGGCTAGACAATTCCCTGTCTGTGGATGAGCTTGCAAACAGTGGACAG GTGGGAACAGCCAGGTACATGGCACCGGAGGTCTTGGAGTCCAGGATCAACCTGGAAAACATTGAGTGCTTTAAACAGGCGGACGTGTACTCCATGGCACTTGTACTGTGGGAGATGATTTCCAGGTGCAGCGCTATTGGAG AGGTGAAAGAGTATGAGCCTCCTTTTGGAAATTTAAGGGAGCACCCATGTGTAGAGAGCATGAAGGACAGCGTGCTCCGAGACAGAGGAAGACCTGAGATTCCCAACAGCTGGCTCAACCACACA GGCATCCAGCTGGTTTGTTCCGCCATCGACGAGTGCTGGGACCACGACCCGGAAGCCCGCCTGACAGCCCAGTGTATGGTGGAACGCTTCGAAGACATGGAGTATTTGGACAAGCTGTCCGACTGCTCCGACTCGGAAGAGAAGATCCCCGAAGAAATCATCGTGGTGGATGAGAAGTAG
- the tgfbr2b gene encoding TGF-beta receptor type-2 isoform X1 — MELLRFSAFWCGAILFGSIVLGQADSYILTSRTLCKFCDVQATNCPGQGSCKVECNITSICTHDDDVCVTIWRKKDDNVTFDTVCHNPAEKLYGLVLDDYNNSKCEMKERKGMGSTFFMCSCSGEECNALIIFNTYKDSQVAVIIVSLVPLLVMAILVITSFYCYRVYHQRRANAKRKKGTPLDFSDARGIMGDDEGSDSSSTHANNLNHNTDLLPIELDIQVGKGRFAEVYKAKLKQGSSVSDEQAFETVAVKIFSYEEYASWKNEKEIFSDADLRHENVLHFLTAEERKVQRQYWLITAYQPRGNLQEYLTHRIISWHDLWLLGGSLASGLAHLHSHHLPGGRYKVPIAHRDIKSSNILVKSDLTCCLCDFGLALRLDNSLSVDELANSGQVGTARYMAPEVLESRINLENIECFKQADVYSMALVLWEMISRCSAIGEVKEYEPPFGNLREHPCVESMKDSVLRDRGRPEIPNSWLNHTGIQLVCSAIDECWDHDPEARLTAQCMVERFEDMEYLDKLSDCSDSEEKIPEEIIVVDEK; from the exons ATGGAGCTACTCCGCTTTTCCGCTTTCTGGTGTGGAGCGATACTCTTTGGTAGTATTGTGCTCGGGCAAGCGG ATTCGTATATATTGACGTCTCGAACACTATGCAAGTTTTGCGACGTACAAGCAACCAACTGCCCGGGTCAAGGAAGCTGCAAGGTGGAGTGTAACATCACCTCCATCTGCACCCATGACGACGACGTGTGTGTGACTATTTG GAGGAAGAAAGACGACAATGTCACATTTGACACCGTCTGCCACAACCCGGCTGAGAAGTTGTACGGCCTGGTCCTGGACGACTACAACAACAGCAAGTGTGAGATGAAAGAAAGGAAAGGCATGGGTTCGACCTTCTTCATGTGCTCCTGTTCGGGGGAGGAGTGCAACGCACTGATCATTTTTAACACTT aCAAGGATTCCCAGGTTGCTGTCATCATAGTGAGCCTGGTTCCTCTTCTGGTCATGGCCATTTTGGTCATTACTTCTTTCTACTGCTACCGAGTGTACCACCAGCGGCGAGCGAACGCAAAACGCAAGAAAGGTACCCCTCTGGACTTCAGCGACGCTCGCGGCATCATGGGGGACGACGAAGGTTCCGACAGCAGCTCAACGCACGCCAACAATCTCAACCACAACACCGATTTGTTGCCCATTGAACTGGATATCCAGGTGGGGAAAGGTCGCTTTGCCGAAGTGTACAAGGCCAAACTCAAGCAGGGATCCTCCGTCAGCGACGAGCAGGCTTTTGAGACCGTGGCGGTCAAAATTTTCTCCTACGAGGAATACGCCTCCTGGAAGAACGAGAAGGAAATTTTCTCGGATGCCGATTTGAGGCACGAAAACGTGCTCCACTTCCTGACGGCCGAGGAGAGGAAGGTGCAGAGACAGTACTGGCTGATCACGGCGTACCAACCGAGAGGCAACCTCCAAGAATACTTGACCCACCGTATTATCAGCTGGCACGACTTGTGGTTACTGGGAGGATCGCTTGCCAGTGGACTGGCTCATCTTCACAGTCATCACTTGCCGGGCGGCCGCTATAAGGTGCCCATTGCACACAGGGACATTAAGAGCTCCAACATACTGGTGAAGAGCGACCTGACCTGCTGCCTGTGTGACTTTGGCCTGGCGCTGCGGCTAGACAATTCCCTGTCTGTGGATGAGCTTGCAAACAGTGGACAG GTGGGAACAGCCAGGTACATGGCACCGGAGGTCTTGGAGTCCAGGATCAACCTGGAAAACATTGAGTGCTTTAAACAGGCGGACGTGTACTCCATGGCACTTGTACTGTGGGAGATGATTTCCAGGTGCAGCGCTATTGGAG AGGTGAAAGAGTATGAGCCTCCTTTTGGAAATTTAAGGGAGCACCCATGTGTAGAGAGCATGAAGGACAGCGTGCTCCGAGACAGAGGAAGACCTGAGATTCCCAACAGCTGGCTCAACCACACA GGCATCCAGCTGGTTTGTTCCGCCATCGACGAGTGCTGGGACCACGACCCGGAAGCCCGCCTGACAGCCCAGTGTATGGTGGAACGCTTCGAAGACATGGAGTATTTGGACAAGCTGTCCGACTGCTCCGACTCGGAAGAGAAGATCCCCGAAGAAATCATCGTGGTGGATGAGAAGTAG